In Burkholderia sp. GAS332, one DNA window encodes the following:
- a CDS encoding dipeptide transport system ATP-binding protein has product MAQPPRSLHSLPPEGAGQHASGGRAHADTKLLTIRNLAVDFNGLPAVDRINLDVAQGEVVGVVGESGSGKSVTMMALMGLIDAPGKVTADEVTFNGKNLLKASARERRKIIGKDIAMVFQDALTSLNPSYTVGYQIKEVLKLHEGLRGGALDKRALELLDQVGIPDPKGRIGSFPHQMSGGMNQRVMIAMAIACNPKLLIADEPTTALDVTIQAQIMELLIRLQKERGMALVLISHDLAVVSEVAQRVAVMYAGEVIETNRVPDIFAAPHHPYTEALLAAIPEHNVGAVRLAALPGMVPGRDDRPKGCLFAPRCKYVVDDCMKARPALAPMQGHTEVARVRCIKPLNLSGDANVHTHGGAR; this is encoded by the coding sequence ATGGCACAACCCCCACGTTCACTTCATTCACTGCCCCCCGAGGGGGCGGGTCAGCACGCTTCGGGCGGCCGTGCGCATGCTGACACCAAGCTATTGACCATCCGCAATCTCGCGGTGGATTTCAACGGCCTGCCTGCTGTCGATCGGATCAACCTCGATGTCGCGCAGGGCGAAGTGGTCGGCGTGGTCGGCGAATCGGGCTCGGGCAAGAGCGTGACGATGATGGCGCTGATGGGCCTGATCGACGCGCCGGGCAAAGTCACGGCGGATGAGGTCACCTTCAACGGCAAGAATTTGCTGAAGGCCTCGGCGAGAGAACGCCGCAAGATCATCGGTAAAGATATCGCGATGGTGTTCCAGGACGCGCTCACCAGTCTGAATCCGAGCTACACGGTCGGCTATCAGATTAAGGAAGTGCTGAAGCTGCACGAAGGCCTGCGCGGCGGTGCGCTGGACAAGCGCGCACTGGAACTGCTCGATCAGGTCGGCATTCCCGATCCGAAAGGCCGCATTGGTTCGTTCCCGCATCAGATGTCTGGCGGCATGAACCAGCGCGTGATGATCGCGATGGCGATTGCCTGCAACCCGAAGCTGCTGATCGCCGACGAACCGACCACCGCACTCGACGTGACGATCCAGGCGCAGATCATGGAGTTGCTGATCAGGCTGCAGAAGGAACGCGGCATGGCGCTCGTGCTGATTTCGCACGATCTGGCGGTGGTGTCCGAGGTCGCGCAGCGCGTCGCGGTCATGTACGCTGGTGAAGTGATCGAAACCAACCGCGTGCCGGATATCTTCGCAGCACCCCATCATCCGTATACGGAAGCGTTGCTGGCGGCGATTCCCGAGCACAATGTCGGCGCGGTGCGGCTCGCTGCCCTGCCGGGCATGGTGCCGGGGCGTGACGATCGCCCGAAAGGGTGTCTGTTCGCGCCGCGCTGCAAGTACGTGGTCGACGATTGCATGAAGGCGCGGCCGGCATTGGCGCCGATGCAAGGTCACACTGAAGTGGCGCGCGTGCGCTGCATCAAACCCCTGAACCTGAGCGGCGACGCTAACGTTCACACCCATGGAGGCGCACGATGA
- a CDS encoding dipeptide transport system ATP-binding protein → MNAVLEPRRQSGHAGDHVLVADKLARYYTVKRGMFASGTVKALNGVSFALERGKTLAVVGESGCGKSTLARQLTMIEAPSAGRLLIDGEDVAGADHAKIAALRRRVQMVFQNPFASLNPRKTVEQTLGEPLAINTQLSATERAERIAQMMRTVGLRPEHAKRYPHMFSGGQRQRVAIARAMILDPQIVVADEPVSALDVSIQAQILNLFMDLQEQFKTSYVFISHNLSVVEHIADNVMVMYFGGVAELGDKKRIFSNPRHPYTRALMSATPSIFEADRTIKIKLQGEMPSPLHPPSGCTFHQRCPYVIDRCRSEEPKLREVDGRQVSCHRAEEVGDMDA, encoded by the coding sequence ATGAACGCAGTACTCGAACCGCGGCGCCAGTCTGGCCATGCGGGCGATCACGTGCTGGTTGCCGACAAGCTTGCGCGTTACTACACGGTGAAGCGCGGGATGTTCGCATCCGGCACGGTGAAGGCGCTCAACGGTGTCTCGTTCGCGCTCGAGCGCGGTAAGACCCTGGCGGTGGTCGGCGAATCGGGCTGCGGCAAATCGACGCTCGCACGTCAACTCACCATGATCGAAGCACCCAGCGCGGGCCGCCTGTTGATCGACGGTGAAGACGTGGCCGGCGCCGATCACGCGAAGATCGCCGCGCTGCGGCGGCGCGTGCAGATGGTGTTTCAGAATCCGTTTGCCTCGCTGAATCCGCGCAAGACCGTGGAGCAGACGCTCGGCGAACCGCTCGCGATCAATACGCAACTGAGCGCGACCGAACGCGCCGAACGGATCGCGCAGATGATGCGCACGGTCGGTCTGCGTCCGGAGCATGCAAAACGCTATCCGCATATGTTCTCGGGAGGTCAACGGCAGCGCGTGGCCATTGCGCGGGCGATGATCCTCGATCCGCAGATCGTGGTCGCCGATGAACCGGTGTCCGCGCTCGACGTGTCGATCCAGGCGCAGATTCTCAATCTGTTCATGGACCTGCAGGAGCAGTTCAAGACCAGCTACGTGTTCATCTCGCACAATCTGTCGGTGGTGGAGCACATCGCCGACAACGTGATGGTGATGTACTTCGGCGGCGTGGCGGAGTTGGGTGACAAGAAACGGATTTTTTCGAACCCGCGTCATCCGTACACGCGTGCGCTGATGTCGGCCACGCCTTCGATCTTCGAAGCGGATCGCACCATCAAGATCAAGCTGCAAGGCGAAATGCCGTCGCCGCTGCATCCGCCGTCGGGCTGCACGTTCCATCAGCGTTGCCCATACGTGATCGACCGGTGCCGCAGCGAAGAACCGAAGTTGCGTGAAGTGGATGGCCGTCAGGTGTCGTGTCACCGCGCCGAGGAGGTGGGGGATATGGATGCCTGA
- a CDS encoding 5,10-methylenetetrahydrofolate reductase (NAD(P)), translating to MNPIELSFEFFPPKTQEGVDKLRATRAQLASLKPKFVSVTFGAGGSTQQGTLDTVVDMAKEGLEAAPHVSCIGSSKESLRAILNEYRAHGIRHIVALRGDLPSGMGEVGELRYASELVSFIRAEFGDWFWIEVAGYPEYHPQSRSPRHDLENFAHKVKAGANSAITQYFFNADAYFRFVDDARKLGVDVPIVPGIMPITNYSQLMRFSEMCGAEVPRWVARRLESFGDDRESIRAFGLDVVTDLCRRLIDAKVPGLHFYTLNGAAATKAICERLGA from the coding sequence ATGAACCCAATCGAACTTTCATTCGAATTCTTTCCGCCGAAAACGCAGGAAGGCGTCGACAAGCTGCGCGCCACCCGCGCGCAACTCGCGTCGCTCAAGCCCAAGTTCGTGTCCGTGACGTTCGGCGCCGGCGGCTCGACGCAGCAGGGCACGCTCGATACCGTTGTCGATATGGCGAAGGAAGGGCTCGAAGCGGCGCCGCACGTATCGTGCATCGGCTCGTCGAAAGAGAGCCTGCGCGCGATCCTCAACGAGTACCGTGCGCATGGCATCCGCCATATCGTCGCGCTGCGCGGCGACCTGCCGTCAGGCATGGGCGAAGTCGGCGAGCTGCGCTATGCGTCGGAACTGGTGAGCTTTATCCGCGCCGAGTTCGGCGACTGGTTCTGGATCGAGGTGGCCGGCTACCCGGAGTACCACCCGCAGTCGCGCTCGCCGCGTCACGATCTGGAAAACTTCGCCCACAAGGTGAAGGCCGGCGCCAATTCAGCGATCACGCAGTATTTCTTCAACGCTGACGCGTATTTCCGTTTCGTCGACGACGCGAGGAAGCTCGGCGTCGACGTGCCGATCGTGCCGGGCATCATGCCGATCACGAACTACTCGCAGCTGATGCGCTTCTCGGAGATGTGCGGCGCGGAAGTGCCGCGCTGGGTCGCGCGCCGTCTGGAAAGCTTTGGCGACGACCGCGAGTCGATTCGCGCGTTCGGGCTGGATGTGGTGACTGACCTGTGCCGGCGTCTCATCGACGCGAAGGTGCCGGGGCTGCACTTCTACACGCTCAATGGCGCTGCGGCGACCAAGGCGATCTGCGAACGGCTGGGCGCTTAA
- a CDS encoding dipeptide transport system permease protein: MFRFVLRRIGMVIPTFIGITILAFALIHLIPGDPIEVMMGERGVDPAMHAAALHRLGLDESLPMQYIHYVGRAMHGDLGTSIITNTSVMGEFLARFPATVELGFCAMLFALIVGLPAGVFAALRRGTVVDHGVMGTALTGYSMPIFWWGLILIMFFSVDLGWTPVSGRIAVEYDIPHVTGFMLIDAFMSTDEGAFKSALSHLILPAIVLGTIPLAVVARMTRSSMLEVLREDYIRTARAKGLSPARVIIVHALRNALIPVVTVIGLQVGTLLAGAVLTETLFSWPGIGKWLIDAIGRRDYPVVQGGILMIATLVIVVNLVVDLLYGVLNPRIRHTR, from the coding sequence ATGTTCCGCTTTGTTTTGCGCCGCATCGGCATGGTGATACCGACGTTCATCGGCATCACGATCCTCGCGTTTGCGCTGATTCACCTGATACCGGGCGACCCCATCGAAGTGATGATGGGCGAGCGCGGCGTCGATCCCGCCATGCATGCCGCCGCGCTGCACCGTCTCGGGCTCGACGAGTCCTTGCCGATGCAGTACATCCACTATGTTGGCCGCGCCATGCACGGCGACCTCGGCACCTCGATCATCACCAATACCAGCGTGATGGGCGAATTCCTCGCACGTTTTCCCGCCACCGTTGAACTGGGGTTCTGCGCGATGCTGTTCGCGCTGATCGTCGGCTTGCCGGCGGGCGTGTTCGCGGCCCTCAGGCGCGGCACGGTGGTCGATCACGGCGTGATGGGCACGGCGCTGACCGGCTACTCGATGCCGATCTTCTGGTGGGGCTTGATCCTCATCATGTTCTTTTCCGTTGATCTCGGCTGGACGCCGGTGTCGGGCCGCATTGCGGTCGAATATGACATTCCGCACGTGACCGGCTTCATGCTGATCGACGCGTTCATGTCCACCGACGAAGGCGCGTTCAAATCCGCGCTCAGCCATCTGATTTTGCCGGCCATTGTGCTCGGCACGATTCCGCTGGCGGTCGTCGCGCGGATGACGCGTTCGTCGATGCTCGAAGTGCTGCGCGAAGACTACATCCGCACGGCGCGTGCGAAGGGCTTGTCGCCTGCGCGCGTGATCATCGTGCATGCCTTGCGTAACGCGCTGATTCCGGTCGTGACCGTGATCGGCTTGCAGGTCGGCACGCTGCTGGCCGGCGCGGTGCTGACGGAGACGCTGTTTTCGTGGCCGGGTATCGGCAAGTGGCTGATCGACGCGATCGGCCGGCGCGACTATCCGGTGGTGCAGGGCGGTATCCTGATGATCGCCACGCTGGTGATCGTCGTGAACCTCGTCGTCGATCTGTTGTACGGCGTGCTGAATCCGCGCATTCGCCATACGAGGTAA
- a CDS encoding putative membrane protein, whose translation MTVLLTWLINALALLIITYLVPSIHIRSFGTALIVAVVLGLINTILRPVLILLTLPVTIVTLGLFILVVNALCFWLCASLLKGFEVSGFWSAFFGSILYSIVSWLLSALIFGNRSIG comes from the coding sequence ATGACCGTGCTGCTGACCTGGCTGATCAACGCGCTTGCGCTTCTGATCATCACCTATCTCGTACCGTCGATTCATATCCGCAGCTTCGGCACCGCCTTGATCGTCGCCGTGGTGCTCGGGTTGATCAATACGATCCTACGACCGGTGCTGATCCTGTTGACGCTGCCCGTCACGATCGTCACGCTCGGACTTTTCATTCTGGTGGTCAATGCGCTGTGCTTCTGGCTGTGCGCGTCGCTGCTGAAGGGATTCGAAGTATCGGGTTTCTGGTCGGCGTTCTTCGGCTCGATTCTGTACAGCATCGTTTCGTGGCTGCTGTCCGCGTTGATTTTCGGCAACCGCAGTATCGGTTGA
- a CDS encoding Tfp pilus assembly protein PilF, which produces MEHSSQPDSARAEAPPSAYLASLINAALEAHQAGRFDDAEPFYREALALNPAHAEALHYFGVLQHQRGDHVFAAELMSEALKLDRTDAVCWSNRGLVAAALGHPQEAMICYDQALQLQPDFADARNNFGVALQAQGAFDEAIGQYRLALAVNPTLVDAHLNLGTALNKLARYDEALVCYQHALALDPHSAEAHFNAGNAYNAQGEHVAAIASFEQALALRGDYAEAHINLGSLIGKLGDYAGAESRYRHAVALKPNPTNLVCLGGSLGAQGRLDEEEGFYRQALALDPNYADAHQGLAWLLLKRGDYKQGWAEYAMRWRKADYEAIAVPGVAEWHGEPLDGRRLLLVGEQGFGDHFQFLRYARVLEQLGATVDICVREPLLPLAERIPGVHRAFSGKPDGEYDFWVPMMSVPSCVGTDLSTIPVEVPYLFADKANIKAWRKRIGAGAKSKRKVGLVWAGSPTFGNDRYRSMALADLSALGKVENVAWHALQKGPAHAQLANAPEAFRAHDFTADLNSFDDTAALIMNLDLVIAVDTGVAHLAAALGKPVWVLLPANSDWRWLEERSDSPWYPTMKLFRQTVLGDWAPVVKQVSEELREGRL; this is translated from the coding sequence ATGGAACACTCATCCCAGCCCGACAGCGCGCGCGCCGAGGCGCCCCCCTCCGCCTATCTCGCCTCGCTCATCAACGCCGCGCTCGAAGCGCACCAGGCTGGCCGGTTCGACGACGCCGAGCCCTTCTACCGCGAAGCCCTCGCGCTCAATCCCGCGCATGCCGAAGCGCTGCACTATTTCGGCGTGCTGCAACATCAGCGCGGCGACCACGTTTTCGCCGCCGAGTTGATGAGCGAAGCGCTCAAACTCGATCGCACCGACGCCGTCTGCTGGAGCAACCGCGGCCTCGTGGCGGCCGCACTGGGCCATCCCCAGGAAGCCATGATCTGCTATGACCAGGCGTTGCAGTTGCAGCCTGATTTCGCCGACGCACGCAACAACTTCGGGGTCGCACTGCAAGCGCAAGGTGCGTTTGACGAAGCGATCGGGCAGTATCGGCTGGCGTTGGCGGTGAATCCGACGCTGGTCGACGCGCATCTGAACCTTGGTACGGCATTGAACAAACTCGCTCGCTACGATGAAGCACTGGTCTGCTATCAACACGCGTTGGCGCTCGACCCACATTCGGCGGAAGCGCATTTCAATGCGGGCAACGCGTACAACGCGCAAGGCGAGCACGTCGCGGCAATCGCCAGCTTCGAACAGGCACTGGCATTGCGCGGCGACTATGCCGAGGCGCATATCAACCTGGGCAGCCTGATCGGCAAGCTCGGCGACTACGCCGGCGCAGAATCGCGGTACCGGCATGCGGTCGCACTCAAGCCGAACCCCACGAATCTGGTTTGCCTCGGGGGATCGCTCGGCGCGCAAGGCCGCCTGGACGAAGAGGAAGGTTTCTATCGCCAGGCGCTGGCACTCGATCCCAACTACGCGGACGCGCACCAGGGCCTCGCGTGGTTGCTGCTCAAACGCGGCGATTACAAGCAAGGCTGGGCCGAATATGCAATGCGCTGGCGCAAGGCCGACTACGAGGCGATCGCTGTTCCGGGTGTTGCCGAGTGGCATGGCGAACCGCTCGACGGGCGTCGTCTGCTGCTGGTCGGCGAACAGGGTTTCGGCGACCATTTCCAGTTCCTGCGCTATGCACGCGTGCTCGAACAACTCGGCGCCACGGTCGATATCTGCGTGCGCGAGCCGCTGCTGCCGCTGGCTGAGCGAATCCCGGGCGTGCATCGCGCGTTCAGTGGTAAGCCCGACGGCGAGTACGATTTCTGGGTGCCGATGATGAGCGTGCCGTCGTGCGTCGGCACCGACCTCTCGACCATTCCAGTTGAAGTGCCCTACCTGTTCGCCGACAAAGCGAACATCAAGGCGTGGCGAAAACGGATCGGCGCTGGCGCAAAATCAAAACGCAAAGTGGGTCTGGTTTGGGCCGGCAGCCCGACGTTCGGCAACGACCGCTACCGGTCGATGGCGCTGGCGGACCTCAGCGCGCTAGGCAAGGTGGAGAACGTTGCCTGGCACGCACTGCAAAAAGGCCCGGCGCATGCGCAGTTGGCCAATGCACCGGAAGCTTTCCGCGCCCACGATTTCACCGCCGATCTGAATAGCTTCGACGACACCGCCGCGCTCATCATGAATCTCGATCTGGTGATCGCCGTGGACACTGGCGTGGCGCACCTGGCGGCCGCACTGGGCAAGCCGGTGTGGGTGCTGCTGCCAGCCAACTCGGACTGGCGCTGGCTCGAAGAGCGTAGCGATTCGCCGTGGTATCCGACCATGAAACTATTCCGGCAGACGGTGTTGGGCGACTGGGCGCCCGTGGTCAAACAGGTCTCTGAAGAACTACGCGAGGGCCGTCTATAA
- a CDS encoding dipeptide transport system substrate-binding protein: MTVHRLLFAVRHTCLPVLSACVVLAAGLLPAATTDAATLPDKTLVFCSEGSPAGFDSAQYTTSVEFTAASYTVYNRLVEFARGSTDIEPGLAEKWDVSQDGLQYTFYLRHGVKFQTTSFFKPTREFNADDVVFTYERMLDPDQPFHKAYPVPFPYFADLGLAKNIAKIEKLDPYTVRFTLKEVDAPFLQQIAMPFASILSAEYTDQLLKAGKAADINQYPVGTGPFIFRSYTKDDTIRFDGNPDYWKPGVVKLGKLIFAITVDPAVRLQKLKRGECQVMSYPRPADIPQIKADPSLAMPSEVGFNLGILGYNTTKKPLDNVLVRRALDMSVNKKAIIESVYQGAGQIATNPMPPTQWGYDKNLKDAPYDIDKAKALLKEAGYPDGFDLTLWAMPVQRPYNPNARLMAEMLQADWAKIGVRTTIATYEWGEYIRRAHAGEHEAILIGWTGDYGDPDNWLGVLLGCEAVKGSNFSKWCYKPFDDLIRKARGTTDLAERTKDYVEAQEIFKQQVPFTPIAHSTVYQPISKDVTGFKIDPFGPTQFMGVGLK; the protein is encoded by the coding sequence ATGACAGTACATCGATTGCTGTTTGCAGTTCGCCATACCTGCCTGCCAGTCTTGAGCGCCTGCGTGGTCCTGGCCGCTGGCCTCTTGCCCGCCGCCACAACCGACGCGGCCACCTTGCCCGACAAAACCCTCGTGTTCTGCTCCGAAGGCAGTCCGGCGGGTTTCGATTCCGCGCAGTACACCACCAGCGTCGAATTCACCGCCGCTTCGTACACGGTCTATAACCGCCTGGTCGAGTTCGCACGCGGCAGTACCGATATCGAACCGGGCCTCGCCGAGAAATGGGACGTGTCGCAGGACGGCCTGCAGTACACGTTCTACCTGCGGCACGGGGTGAAGTTTCAGACCACCTCGTTCTTCAAGCCGACCCGCGAATTCAATGCCGACGACGTCGTCTTCACTTACGAGCGGATGCTCGACCCGGATCAGCCGTTTCATAAGGCGTACCCGGTTCCGTTTCCCTACTTCGCCGATCTCGGACTGGCCAAGAATATCGCCAAGATCGAGAAGTTAGACCCGTATACGGTGCGTTTCACGCTAAAGGAGGTCGATGCACCGTTCTTGCAGCAGATCGCGATGCCGTTCGCATCGATTCTGTCGGCGGAGTACACGGATCAACTGCTGAAAGCCGGTAAGGCCGCCGACATCAACCAATACCCGGTCGGCACCGGGCCGTTCATTTTCCGCAGCTATACCAAGGACGACACGATCCGCTTCGACGGCAATCCCGACTACTGGAAACCGGGCGTCGTGAAGCTCGGCAAGCTCATCTTCGCGATCACTGTGGATCCCGCGGTGCGGTTGCAGAAACTGAAACGCGGAGAATGTCAGGTGATGAGCTATCCGCGTCCCGCGGATATTCCGCAGATCAAGGCCGACCCGTCGCTGGCCATGCCGAGCGAAGTCGGCTTCAATCTGGGCATCCTCGGCTACAACACGACGAAAAAACCGCTCGACAACGTGCTGGTGCGACGCGCGCTGGATATGTCGGTCAATAAGAAAGCGATTATCGAGTCGGTGTATCAGGGCGCGGGGCAAATCGCGACGAATCCCATGCCGCCGACCCAATGGGGCTACGACAAGAACCTGAAGGATGCACCTTACGACATTGACAAGGCCAAGGCGTTACTCAAGGAGGCCGGCTACCCGGACGGCTTTGACCTGACCCTGTGGGCCATGCCGGTGCAGCGGCCCTACAACCCGAACGCCCGCCTGATGGCCGAAATGCTGCAGGCCGACTGGGCGAAGATCGGCGTCAGGACGACGATTGCCACGTACGAATGGGGTGAGTACATCCGCCGCGCCCATGCTGGCGAGCACGAGGCGATCCTGATCGGCTGGACGGGGGACTACGGCGATCCTGACAACTGGCTTGGCGTGTTGCTCGGCTGCGAGGCGGTGAAGGGCAGCAATTTTTCCAAATGGTGCTACAAACCTTTCGACGACCTGATCAGGAAAGCGCGTGGCACCACCGATCTCGCCGAGCGCACCAAGGACTATGTGGAAGCGCAGGAGATCTTCAAGCAGCAGGTTCCGTTTACGCCGATTGCCCATTCCACGGTCTACCAGCCGATCAGCAAAGACGTCACGGGCTTCAAGATCGACCCGTTTGGTCCGACGCAATTCATGGGCGTCGGCCTGAAATAG
- a CDS encoding dipeptide transport system substrate-binding protein yields MKQSNLLRAARVTTLVAAAAASMVGASVARAEIPNKTLVYCSEGSPAGFDPAQYTTGVDFTANTFTVYNRLVEFERGGTKVEPGLAEKWEVSPDGKTYTFHLRHGVKFQTTSFFKPTREFNADDVVFTFQRMLDTNQPFRKAYPVQFPYFTDMGLDKLITSVEKVDPYTVKFTLKEVNAPFIQNLAMEYASILSGEYADQLLKAGKAADINQYPVGTGPFIFRSYTKDATIRFDGNPDYWKPNAVKISKLIFSITPDAGVRVQKIKRDECQVMSYPRPADIAPLKAEANIDMPSQPGFNLGYLAYNVTHKPVDKLEVRQALDMAINKKAIIESVYQGAGQAATNPMPPTQWSYDKNLKSASYDTDKAKALLAKAGYPNGFDITLWAMPVQRAYNPNARLMAEMIQADWAKIGVKAKIVTYEWGEYIKRAHAGEDDTMLIGWTGDNGDPDNWLGTLLGCEAINGNNFSKWCYKPFDELIQKGRESSDQGVRTTAYMQAQQIFAQQLPFSPIAHSTVYQPVSKKVVDMRIEPLGYARFDGVSVK; encoded by the coding sequence ATGAAGCAAAGCAACCTGTTGCGCGCCGCGCGTGTTACGACGCTCGTCGCAGCTGCAGCGGCATCGATGGTGGGCGCAAGTGTCGCGCGCGCCGAGATTCCGAACAAAACCCTGGTTTACTGCTCAGAAGGCAGCCCTGCGGGTTTCGATCCGGCCCAGTACACGACTGGCGTCGACTTCACGGCCAACACGTTCACCGTTTATAACCGCCTCGTCGAGTTCGAACGCGGCGGCACGAAAGTCGAGCCGGGCCTGGCAGAAAAATGGGAAGTCTCGCCGGACGGCAAGACCTACACGTTCCATCTGCGCCACGGCGTGAAGTTCCAGACCACCTCGTTCTTCAAGCCGACCCGCGAATTCAACGCGGACGACGTCGTGTTCACGTTCCAGCGCATGCTCGACACGAACCAGCCGTTCCGTAAGGCGTACCCGGTCCAATTCCCGTACTTCACGGACATGGGCCTCGACAAGCTGATCACCAGCGTCGAAAAGGTCGATCCGTACACGGTCAAGTTCACGCTGAAGGAAGTCAACGCGCCGTTCATCCAGAATCTGGCGATGGAATACGCGTCGATCCTCTCGGGTGAATACGCAGACCAACTCCTGAAGGCCGGCAAGGCTGCCGACATCAACCAGTACCCGGTCGGCACGGGCCCGTTCATCTTCCGCAGCTACACGAAGGACGCGACGATCCGCTTCGACGGCAATCCGGATTACTGGAAGCCGAACGCAGTGAAGATCTCGAAGCTGATCTTCTCGATCACGCCGGACGCCGGCGTGCGCGTGCAGAAGATCAAGCGCGACGAATGCCAGGTGATGAGCTATCCGCGTCCGGCCGACATCGCGCCGCTGAAGGCTGAAGCGAACATCGACATGCCGTCGCAGCCGGGCTTCAACCTCGGCTACCTCGCGTACAACGTGACGCACAAGCCGGTCGACAAGCTCGAAGTGCGTCAGGCGCTCGACATGGCGATCAACAAGAAGGCGATCATCGAGTCGGTGTACCAGGGCGCAGGCCAGGCCGCGACGAACCCGATGCCGCCGACCCAATGGTCGTACGACAAGAACCTGAAGAGCGCCTCGTACGATACGGACAAGGCCAAGGCGCTGCTGGCGAAGGCCGGTTATCCGAACGGCTTCGACATCACGCTGTGGGCGATGCCGGTGCAACGCGCGTATAACCCGAACGCCCGCTTGATGGCGGAAATGATCCAGGCTGACTGGGCCAAGATCGGCGTGAAAGCGAAGATCGTCACCTATGAATGGGGCGAGTACATCAAACGCGCTCACGCAGGTGAAGACGACACGATGCTGATTGGCTGGACCGGCGACAACGGCGATCCGGACAACTGGCTCGGCACGCTGCTCGGCTGCGAAGCGATCAACGGCAACAACTTCTCGAAGTGGTGCTACAAGCCGTTCGACGAACTGATCCAGAAGGGCCGCGAGTCGTCCGATCAAGGCGTGCGTACGACGGCGTACATGCAGGCGCAGCAGATCTTCGCGCAGCAACTGCCGTTCTCGCCGATCGCTCACTCGACCGTGTACCAGCCTGTCAGCAAGAAGGTGGTCGACATGCGTATCGAGCCGCTCGGTTATGCGCGCTTTGACGGCGTCAGCGTCAAGTAA
- a CDS encoding Uncharacterized conserved protein, DUF4415 family: protein MGKTSGTDWKRLAKASDAQIDTSDVPELGDDFFARAELHVPPKQAVTMRLDADVLNWFKEQGAGYQTRINKLLRAYMLAQQRRRP, encoded by the coding sequence ATGGGTAAAACATCAGGAACCGACTGGAAGCGACTTGCAAAGGCAAGCGACGCGCAAATCGATACAAGCGACGTGCCCGAATTGGGCGACGATTTTTTTGCCCGCGCTGAGCTGCACGTTCCGCCGAAACAGGCTGTGACAATGCGCCTGGATGCGGATGTGCTGAACTGGTTCAAAGAGCAGGGGGCGGGCTATCAGACGCGCATCAACAAGTTGTTGCGCGCGTACATGCTGGCGCAGCAGCGTCGTCGTCCTTAA
- a CDS encoding dipeptide transport system permease protein — MADIQNTVPTAVTPPSGRAIAAREFWANFSRNRGAVGAGIIVLALIFIAIFAPLIAPHSPIEQYRDFVKIPPAWLDGGNWKFILGTDEAGRDILSRLMYGARLSFWIGFVSVVLALIPGIVLGLIAAFFEKWADTPIMRIMDVLLALPSLLLAVAVVAIIGPGLVNTMLAIAIVALPGYVRLTRASAQGELQKEYVTASRVAGASTLRLMFSQVLPNCTAPLIVQATLGFSSAILDAAALGFLGLGVQPPSAEWGAMLASARDYIDSAWWIVTMPGLSILISVLAINLLGDGLRDALDPKLKRMA; from the coding sequence ATGGCAGATATTCAAAATACAGTCCCCACAGCGGTCACGCCACCCAGTGGCCGCGCAATAGCCGCCCGTGAATTCTGGGCGAATTTCTCACGTAACCGTGGCGCGGTCGGTGCCGGCATCATCGTGCTGGCGCTGATTTTCATCGCGATCTTCGCGCCGTTGATCGCCCCGCATAGCCCGATCGAGCAGTATCGCGACTTCGTGAAAATCCCGCCCGCCTGGCTCGACGGCGGCAACTGGAAGTTCATCCTCGGTACCGACGAAGCAGGCCGCGACATCCTCTCGCGTCTGATGTATGGCGCGCGGCTGTCGTTCTGGATCGGCTTCGTCTCGGTGGTGCTCGCGCTGATTCCGGGCATCGTGCTCGGCCTGATCGCGGCCTTCTTCGAGAAGTGGGCCGATACGCCGATCATGCGCATCATGGACGTGCTGCTCGCGTTGCCGTCGCTGCTGCTGGCCGTTGCGGTGGTCGCGATCATCGGCCCGGGTCTCGTCAACACAATGCTGGCGATCGCGATCGTCGCGTTGCCGGGTTATGTGCGTTTGACGCGTGCTTCGGCGCAGGGCGAATTGCAGAAAGAGTATGTGACGGCTTCGCGCGTTGCTGGCGCGAGCACGCTGCGCTTGATGTTCTCGCAAGTGCTGCCGAATTGCACCGCACCGCTGATCGTGCAGGCTACGCTGGGCTTTTCGTCGGCGATTCTCGATGCCGCGGCGCTCGGCTTTCTCGGTCTCGGCGTGCAACCGCCGTCGGCGGAGTGGGGCGCGATGCTGGCCTCGGCGCGCGACTATATCGACAGCGCCTGGTGGATCGTCACGATGCCAGGTCTTTCCATCCTGATCTCGGTGCTCGCGATCAATCTGCTCGGCGACGGGCTGCGCGACGCACTCGATCCCAAACTGAAACGGATGGCATGA